From a single Bryobacter aggregatus MPL3 genomic region:
- the carA gene encoding glutamine-hydrolyzing carbamoyl-phosphate synthase small subunit → MNTALLALEDGSVFEGNAFGAPVDKAGEVVFNTSLTGYQEIFTDPSYAGQIVVLTNPQIGNYGTNDADNEAIRPFFEGLVVREYSPLASNWRSDDEAGDFLSKHGIPGITGIDTRALVRKLRMGGVMRGVLSSTTLDPRVLVERARNVRSMAGLDLATVVSTPKSYQWNETVTGVSESEVLRQPAPASFKVVAYDFGMKRNILRRLAHVGCDLTVVPAGTSAEDVLALKPDGIFLSNGPGDPEPLEFQTKQVQKLIGKAPIFGICLGHQVIGLALGGKTYKLKFGHRGGNHPVLNRTTNKVEITAQNHGFCVDPDSLNQNEVDLTHINLNDQTLEGLRHRNHPLFCVQYHPEAAPGPHDSQYLFDDFIKLMSDWKGSK, encoded by the coding sequence TTGAACACTGCCTTGCTCGCCCTGGAAGACGGTTCGGTCTTCGAGGGCAATGCCTTTGGTGCGCCCGTAGACAAAGCGGGTGAAGTGGTTTTCAATACCTCGCTCACCGGATACCAAGAGATCTTCACAGACCCTTCCTACGCGGGGCAGATCGTCGTACTGACGAACCCGCAGATCGGAAATTACGGAACCAACGACGCTGACAATGAAGCGATTCGGCCGTTTTTCGAAGGATTGGTCGTCCGTGAATATTCCCCGCTCGCTAGCAACTGGCGAAGCGACGACGAAGCTGGCGATTTCCTCTCGAAACACGGAATTCCTGGAATCACCGGAATCGATACCCGCGCCCTCGTCCGGAAACTCCGCATGGGCGGGGTAATGCGGGGGGTTCTCTCCTCCACGACACTCGACCCTCGCGTACTGGTCGAGCGTGCCCGCAATGTCCGATCGATGGCCGGCCTCGATCTGGCCACCGTCGTCTCCACTCCCAAGTCCTACCAATGGAATGAGACTGTCACCGGCGTCTCAGAATCAGAAGTCCTGCGCCAGCCCGCCCCTGCCAGCTTCAAAGTTGTCGCCTATGACTTCGGGATGAAGCGCAACATCTTGCGCCGCCTCGCCCATGTCGGCTGCGACCTCACCGTTGTTCCCGCCGGCACCAGCGCCGAAGACGTCCTCGCGCTGAAACCAGACGGCATCTTTCTGTCGAACGGCCCCGGCGACCCTGAACCGCTCGAATTCCAAACCAAGCAAGTCCAGAAGCTGATCGGGAAAGCTCCAATCTTCGGCATCTGTCTTGGCCACCAGGTCATCGGCCTCGCGCTTGGCGGCAAAACCTACAAGCTGAAATTCGGCCACCGTGGCGGCAATCATCCGGTGCTCAACCGCACCACGAACAAAGTCGAGATCACTGCGCAAAACCACGGCTTCTGTGTCGACCCGGACTCGCTCAATCAGAACGAAGTCGACCTCACCCACATCAATCTGAATGACCAGACCCTCGAGGGTCTGCGTCACCGCAACCACCCCCTCTTCTGCGTGCAATACCATCCCGAGGCCGCACCCGGCCCTCACGATTCCCAATACCTCTTCGACGACTTCATCAAGCTGATGAGCGACTGGAAAGGCTCCAAGTAG
- a CDS encoding TonB-dependent receptor gives MSIRFGVFFLSAFLCATSIFSQTSGRISGTVTDASGAAIPGAAVELFVAGGLSPVAKTSSGADGNFALAGIRPEIYDIAVSATGFRKEVQRGIKVDTSTELPLKPFRLELSATNESIEVSAESAVVQTASAEVSTTVTNAQLRLLPSLNRSPVGLLRTQAGVSSNAKTPTVVNGLRPSFANVTLDGVNINDNYIRTNSLDFQPNLLLLDQVAEATVITSNASPALGNGAAQVNLSTPSGTNQYHGALVWLNRNNALASNTWFNNASRVARPFLNQNQFGGSLGGAIKKDKLFFYTNYEGLRLRQQTAVTRTVLREDARNGIFTYQDTAGNLRKVNLLAAAGLSADPRTAAMIKAIPSSSVINRNDIGDGLNTGGYGFNLRSNRNRDNVLGKMDYVLSTKHSFAGTFTWNRDVLDRTDTTIMTNFDTVPVVTNDSSPKLVSVTYRWSPSATFTNELRGGFNLTSAPFLTSQKFDNEIIAPPQVSGVNLFNNPVNAFRANGRDTNTYNMQNNATWVKGRHSFQFGYQSQWIRVRSYNDTGITPTYTLGISASNPVNIASSLPAISSANKNVADALLALHAGFVTSVTQNFQVKDRTSGFVPGQSNVRKYTSDNYAGYFQDKWRAHRRLTLTGGVRWDYFAPVTEENSLALLPVLNGQTPIQAMMNPLGTLDFAGNSVGRSWYKKDLNNFAPNVGLAYDIFGDGKTSFRAGYSVNFANDEFIRALENSVITNTGLTSTVTTTNLVARASALPAVVTPAYKVPRTYADNYALDPTSAIGLPDPNLVTPYVQQWSAGIQREIARGVLEVRYVGNRATKQFRAFDYNQVLIDVPGYKTDFVNARRNGQLAQAAGRAFNPEYNPAIAGSTPLPFFDQMPGALLTNGTISGLIQRGEIGELANTYQSNLLNAPFNFYRNSNAVGVNMMTNYSNSNYNSMQIDFTRRYQRGFYFQANYVWSKTLSDTTGDSQTRFDPFLDINNAKLEYSPTLFDLRHQFKLNSAYELPFGHGHRLSGGKGLNQVIGGWTLSTFITVSSGSPFTILSGRGTLNRQGRSTTTNTAVSTLSYDQINALSGVRMTGNGPYYYAASMIGPDTRAVASDGSAPFAGQVFFNPGPGDVGSLGRRVFYGPIFKNVDAAIQKRTYLTESQYFDLRMEAFNATNSVSFDVPNYNINNTNFGRITTTQSDRRIVQFSLYYRF, from the coding sequence ATGAGTATTCGTTTCGGTGTCTTTTTCCTTTCCGCATTTCTTTGCGCCACTTCGATTTTTTCCCAAACCTCAGGCAGAATTTCGGGCACGGTTACAGATGCGTCCGGGGCTGCGATTCCTGGCGCGGCGGTAGAACTCTTTGTGGCCGGAGGATTGTCGCCGGTGGCAAAGACAAGTTCTGGCGCCGATGGGAATTTCGCGTTGGCAGGAATCCGTCCTGAGATCTACGATATTGCTGTTTCCGCTACCGGATTCCGCAAGGAAGTGCAGCGCGGCATCAAGGTGGATACCAGTACGGAACTGCCTCTCAAGCCTTTCAGGCTGGAGTTGTCAGCGACCAATGAATCGATCGAAGTGTCCGCTGAGTCGGCGGTGGTGCAGACCGCTTCGGCGGAAGTTTCGACGACGGTGACCAATGCACAGTTGCGGCTGCTGCCTTCTCTGAACCGGAGCCCGGTCGGGCTTCTGAGGACGCAGGCCGGCGTATCGTCGAACGCAAAAACTCCCACAGTGGTCAATGGCTTGCGGCCTTCTTTTGCGAATGTCACTCTCGATGGTGTCAATATCAACGACAACTATATCCGGACCAATTCGCTTGATTTTCAGCCGAACCTGCTGTTGCTCGATCAGGTGGCCGAGGCGACGGTCATTACCTCAAACGCGAGTCCAGCTTTGGGGAACGGTGCGGCGCAGGTGAATCTCTCGACGCCTTCCGGCACCAATCAGTATCACGGTGCATTGGTCTGGCTCAATCGGAACAATGCGCTCGCCTCCAATACCTGGTTCAACAATGCCAGCAGGGTGGCCCGGCCTTTTCTCAATCAGAATCAGTTTGGCGGTTCGCTCGGTGGAGCGATCAAGAAAGACAAGCTGTTTTTCTATACGAACTACGAAGGGCTTCGCCTGCGGCAGCAGACGGCGGTCACGCGGACGGTGCTGCGCGAGGATGCGCGCAATGGCATTTTCACGTATCAGGATACGGCCGGCAATTTGCGGAAGGTGAATCTTCTGGCGGCGGCGGGACTGTCCGCGGATCCCCGCACTGCGGCAATGATCAAGGCCATCCCTTCGTCGAGCGTGATCAATCGCAATGACATTGGCGATGGGCTGAATACCGGTGGTTATGGCTTCAATCTCCGGAGCAATCGGAACCGGGACAATGTTCTCGGAAAGATGGACTATGTACTTTCGACGAAGCATTCGTTTGCGGGTACCTTCACCTGGAATCGCGATGTTCTTGACCGTACCGACACAACCATCATGACGAACTTCGATACGGTTCCTGTGGTGACCAATGATTCCTCGCCGAAGCTCGTTTCGGTCACGTATCGCTGGAGTCCCAGTGCAACTTTTACGAATGAGCTGCGTGGTGGCTTCAATTTAACTTCGGCGCCTTTCTTGACGAGCCAGAAATTTGATAACGAGATTATCGCGCCGCCACAAGTGAGTGGGGTGAATCTTTTCAATAACCCGGTCAATGCTTTTCGCGCGAACGGAAGAGATACGAATACCTACAACATGCAGAACAACGCAACGTGGGTGAAAGGGCGCCACTCCTTCCAGTTCGGCTACCAAAGCCAATGGATCCGCGTGCGGAGCTACAACGATACTGGCATCACGCCAACTTATACCCTTGGCATCAGCGCATCGAACCCCGTAAATATTGCCTCTTCGCTTCCTGCGATCAGTTCGGCAAACAAGAACGTTGCCGATGCACTGCTTGCGCTGCACGCTGGCTTTGTCACCTCGGTGACGCAGAACTTTCAGGTGAAAGACCGGACGAGTGGATTTGTTCCTGGACAGAGCAATGTCCGGAAATATACAAGTGATAATTACGCTGGATATTTCCAGGACAAATGGCGTGCCCATCGCCGGCTCACCTTGACGGGAGGAGTCCGCTGGGATTATTTCGCCCCGGTGACCGAAGAGAATTCGCTCGCTCTCCTGCCGGTATTGAACGGACAGACTCCGATTCAGGCGATGATGAATCCGCTCGGGACCCTCGACTTCGCCGGGAATTCGGTGGGCCGCTCCTGGTACAAGAAGGACCTCAACAATTTTGCGCCGAACGTGGGGCTGGCCTATGACATCTTCGGTGATGGGAAGACCAGCTTTCGCGCCGGTTACAGTGTCAATTTCGCAAACGACGAATTCATTCGTGCGCTGGAGAACAGCGTGATCACCAATACAGGGTTGACCTCGACGGTTACGACGACGAATTTGGTAGCCCGCGCTTCTGCGCTGCCGGCTGTCGTGACGCCTGCTTATAAGGTGCCTCGTACTTATGCGGACAACTATGCGCTCGACCCGACTTCGGCAATTGGTCTTCCCGATCCGAATCTGGTGACGCCTTATGTGCAGCAGTGGTCGGCTGGAATTCAGCGGGAGATCGCCCGTGGCGTTTTGGAGGTGCGTTATGTGGGCAATCGCGCGACGAAGCAGTTCCGCGCCTTTGACTATAACCAAGTGCTGATCGATGTTCCCGGCTACAAGACAGACTTCGTGAATGCCCGCCGGAACGGACAGCTAGCTCAGGCCGCCGGCCGAGCCTTCAACCCGGAATACAACCCGGCCATCGCGGGCAGCACGCCGCTGCCGTTCTTCGATCAGATGCCGGGCGCGCTGCTGACGAATGGCACGATCAGCGGTTTGATCCAGCGCGGCGAGATCGGTGAGCTGGCGAACACCTATCAGAGCAACTTGCTGAATGCACCGTTCAACTTCTATCGCAATTCGAATGCGGTGGGCGTCAACATGATGACCAACTATTCGAACTCGAACTACAACTCGATGCAGATCGACTTCACCCGCCGCTACCAACGCGGCTTTTACTTCCAGGCGAACTATGTGTGGTCCAAGACCCTGAGCGATACCACCGGCGATTCGCAGACGCGCTTTGATCCTTTCCTCGACATCAATAATGCGAAGCTCGAGTACTCGCCCACCTTGTTTGATCTGCGCCATCAGTTCAAGCTGAACAGTGCCTATGAACTTCCGTTTGGCCATGGACATCGGCTTTCGGGTGGCAAGGGACTGAACCAGGTGATTGGAGGCTGGACGCTGTCCACCTTTATCACCGTGAGTTCCGGGTCTCCCTTCACCATCTTGAGCGGCCGCGGGACGCTGAACCGGCAGGGACGGTCGACGACGACCAACACGGCGGTGAGCACGCTGAGCTATGACCAGATCAATGCGCTGTCGGGCGTCCGGATGACGGGCAATGGGCCTTACTATTACGCCGCTTCGATGATTGGTCCCGATACGCGCGCCGTTGCCTCCGACGGGAGCGCGCCCTTTGCGGGCCAGGTTTTCTTCAACCCGGGCCCTGGGGACGTGGGTAGCCTCGGCCGCCGTGTCTTCTACGGTCCGATTTTCAAGAATGTGGACGCAGCGATCCAGAAGCGGACGTATCTGACCGAGAGTCAATACTTCGATCTGCGCATGGAAGCGTTTAACGCAACCAATTCGGTGAGCTTCGATGTGCCGAACTACAACATCAACAATACGAATTTCGGACGGATCACAACGACACAGTCCGATCGCCGGATCGTGCAGTTCAGTCTGTATTACCGCTTTTAA
- a CDS encoding CarD family transcriptional regulator — protein MTFQIGEKVVYPNHGVGTIENISVRSFGSQNERFYLLRLAYSSMTVMVPFSHAEEVGLRKVTRNTEVAKVLNFLASGTPRWNPDWKHRFKENTEKMGKGSLYEIAEVFKTLLLIQGDKPLSFREKKMLERSRQMLLAEVAISRALAEKEAIEMLDRSLQKSKLHFPEPI, from the coding sequence ATGACCTTTCAAATCGGCGAAAAAGTGGTTTACCCAAATCATGGAGTCGGTACGATTGAAAACATCAGCGTTCGATCTTTCGGAAGTCAGAACGAACGTTTCTATTTGCTCCGTTTAGCTTATAGTTCCATGACCGTTATGGTGCCCTTCTCCCACGCGGAAGAAGTCGGCCTCCGTAAAGTCACCCGGAACACCGAAGTCGCGAAAGTTCTGAACTTTCTCGCCTCCGGAACTCCTCGCTGGAATCCTGACTGGAAACACCGCTTCAAGGAAAATACCGAGAAGATGGGTAAGGGTTCCCTTTACGAGATCGCAGAAGTTTTTAAAACGCTTTTGTTGATCCAAGGCGATAAGCCGCTCAGCTTCCGTGAGAAGAAGATGCTGGAGCGCAGCCGTCAGATGTTGTTGGCTGAAGTTGCTATTTCTCGTGCATTGGCCGAAAAAGAAGCAATTGAGATGTTGGATCGTTCGCTCCAAAAGTCGAAGCTGCATTTTCCAGAACCGATTTAA
- a CDS encoding tetratricopeptide repeat protein → MTFRRKENSALKSNGPLTAGLHSEGQSALARAVALHLEGKRKEALKEIHDALDSGQQDPELFSARGHLHFELEQFEEAARSYQKLLDLNAKHPSAHFNLAVCCEKLGRWAEAADHFHKALELPSAGAQTRLGLGVAYLHTDRAPQALDLFEQVLAVDPDHETALFGKAVSLQLLNRLEEALALYNTMLERNPSSEEALVNLITIGIALKDVNIIRVHSEKLLEIRPFSQPALEGLATCAFTTADYEAAARFCQKLVEYTPDHFERWFNLGVAYQKLQRMEQALQAYQEATRIRPDSEQALVNLGIVRQQLGDLKGARESYELVLKKNPTLTEVRYNLAVLLESTGSREDAEQILEALLKENSESEEIWFRLGFLRLERGELQGAVQAYETCLEKRPNWPEAQLNLGLAYWRIGDRDAASLAFSNVLQAEPGSMDALRGLAALAVEKGDQEQALELQARLIDLGERSPELFYNTGLLLQKSGQVEDAIRLYKEALSERPGFAEALLNLGHALKTQGQQDEARLYWRKALEARPELAKGYFEA, encoded by the coding sequence ATGACATTCCGGCGAAAGGAAAATTCGGCACTGAAATCCAACGGACCCTTAACCGCTGGACTCCATAGCGAGGGCCAATCGGCTCTTGCGAGAGCTGTCGCACTCCATCTTGAGGGCAAACGGAAGGAGGCGCTGAAGGAAATTCACGACGCGCTTGATTCCGGCCAGCAAGACCCCGAGCTGTTTTCCGCTCGAGGGCATCTTCACTTCGAACTCGAGCAATTTGAAGAAGCTGCGCGCAGCTACCAGAAGTTGTTAGATCTCAATGCGAAACATCCTTCAGCGCACTTCAATCTCGCGGTCTGCTGCGAGAAGCTGGGGCGCTGGGCTGAGGCGGCGGATCACTTCCATAAAGCCTTGGAATTGCCCAGTGCCGGCGCGCAGACGCGTCTTGGACTGGGCGTGGCCTATCTCCATACGGACCGGGCGCCCCAGGCGCTGGATCTGTTTGAGCAGGTCTTGGCCGTCGATCCCGATCATGAAACCGCGCTGTTCGGCAAGGCTGTTTCGTTGCAACTGCTCAACCGGCTGGAGGAGGCTCTTGCTCTCTACAATACGATGCTGGAGCGGAATCCGAGTAGCGAAGAGGCGCTGGTCAATCTCATTACCATCGGGATTGCGTTGAAGGATGTCAATATCATTCGCGTGCACTCCGAGAAGCTGCTTGAGATTCGTCCCTTCTCCCAGCCTGCCCTCGAAGGGCTGGCGACTTGTGCCTTTACAACGGCAGACTACGAAGCGGCCGCGCGCTTCTGCCAGAAACTGGTGGAGTACACGCCCGATCATTTTGAGCGCTGGTTCAATCTGGGGGTGGCCTATCAGAAGCTCCAGCGGATGGAGCAGGCCCTGCAGGCCTATCAGGAAGCAACGCGGATTCGTCCTGACAGCGAACAGGCGCTGGTCAATCTGGGGATTGTCCGGCAGCAGCTTGGGGATCTCAAGGGCGCACGCGAATCCTATGAACTGGTGCTGAAGAAGAATCCGACGCTGACCGAAGTTCGCTATAACCTGGCCGTGCTGCTCGAATCAACGGGTTCGCGGGAAGATGCGGAGCAGATTCTCGAGGCCTTGCTGAAAGAGAACTCCGAATCGGAAGAGATCTGGTTCCGCCTGGGCTTCCTGCGTCTGGAGCGAGGCGAGTTGCAGGGTGCGGTGCAGGCATATGAGACTTGCCTCGAAAAGCGTCCGAACTGGCCTGAAGCCCAGTTGAATCTGGGACTTGCGTATTGGCGGATCGGCGATCGGGATGCGGCCTCCCTGGCTTTCTCGAATGTGTTGCAGGCAGAACCCGGTTCGATGGACGCGCTCCGTGGGCTGGCGGCTCTTGCTGTCGAGAAGGGCGATCAGGAGCAGGCTCTCGAACTGCAGGCGAGATTGATCGATCTTGGGGAGCGTTCTCCCGAATTGTTCTACAACACCGGTTTGCTGCTGCAGAAGAGTGGCCAGGTGGAGGATGCGATTCGCCTCTATAAAGAAGCGTTGAGCGAGCGTCCCGGATTTGCCGAAGCGCTGCTGAATCTCGGTCATGCGCTCAAGACCCAGGGTCAGCAGGACGAGGCGCGGTTGTACTGGAGAAAGGCGCTCGAAGCCCGGCCGGAACTGGCGAAGGGCTATTTCGAGGCTTAG
- a CDS encoding DUF2103 domain-containing protein: MRLRSTNDRLKIEHSIVSGVRKMLARLLEDNEGIRSVVPGRIAKVRDAKGKVSVRITVPTTNGFKAIALSDGARQELFISTTMSEMELAAALEQAAARVNE; the protein is encoded by the coding sequence ATGAGACTTCGCAGCACAAACGACCGGTTGAAGATCGAGCACTCGATTGTGAGCGGCGTCCGCAAGATGCTCGCACGGCTTCTCGAGGACAACGAAGGAATTCGGAGCGTGGTACCAGGACGGATTGCGAAGGTGCGCGATGCCAAAGGCAAGGTGAGTGTACGGATCACCGTCCCCACCACCAACGGCTTCAAGGCGATTGCCCTGAGCGATGGCGCACGGCAAGAACTGTTTATCTCCACCACAATGAGTGAAATGGAACTGGCGGCTGCACTGGAACAGGCAGCCGCCAGAGTCAATGAATAG
- a CDS encoding cupin domain-containing protein, which produces MAELNGQHVKLVKFAGEFVWHHHDEEDELFLVVAGSFVMEWRDTAGVERAIPMGVGEMLVVPRGVEHRPVADGEVSVVLFEPASTRNTGSAVTSELTVEDPVYL; this is translated from the coding sequence GTGGCTGAGCTCAATGGCCAGCATGTGAAGCTGGTCAAGTTTGCCGGTGAGTTCGTCTGGCATCACCATGATGAGGAGGACGAACTCTTCCTGGTGGTGGCAGGATCGTTTGTCATGGAGTGGCGGGATACTGCTGGGGTGGAGCGGGCCATTCCAATGGGCGTGGGGGAAATGCTGGTTGTGCCGCGTGGTGTAGAGCACCGGCCAGTTGCAGATGGGGAAGTGAGCGTAGTGTTGTTTGAGCCGGCCTCGACTCGCAATACGGGCAGTGCCGTGACCAGCGAGTTGACGGTGGAAGATCCGGTCTACCTCTAG